The Brassica napus cultivar Da-Ae chromosome C7, Da-Ae, whole genome shotgun sequence genomic interval CCCGTCTCAGCCCCATCCGATCTCAGCTCAGACGACCCCATCCGTTCTCAGCTTGCATCCCGGACAGCTACAGCTCGCTTCCCCGATCAGCCAgctcgcgacccgataggaAGCAGCCTGCTCGCGTTCCCGATCAGACGCGTCCCGTTCCAGCTCACGCCTCAGCACGCGACCGTTCCAGCTCGCGTTCCAGCtcattccagctcgcgtccgatcGTCCAGCTCAAGGTTCTCTTGGTAGTCCGGTTCTACAATCTTCAAAACCTAAAGGTAATTCGAATTCTGAAAACATTAAATCGAATTTGGcagttttgtaaagattgaaaccctaaaaacctAATCTCTAAAAtatgaaagccataggataatagatcaatcccctatgagtaaatcgaagctctataagttcaaTCCAAACCATAAAAAATCGAgatttgatccattgatcaattaaaatcagaaccttgaaggttttgaatctcaaaattaaactcctttgatctaagatcaaatcaaattcccaaaaccctaatctgaaaaaaaatctatttgtaTTTTTTGGAATTTGAACATtgattgatcacctagaactattgaTTAGGATTGTTTAAAATTGAATCTGAATTTGTCTTGTTTAAACTGAAACCCTAAATAACCTAGTCTAGATTATTTTGAAATCGAATTTGGattgtggccgtgtggccttgatACATTCTAGGTCAATTGTTCTAGATCATAACctgtggccgtgtggccttgctGCATTCATATCTAAACCTGACCACAACTGATTGATTGCAATTTGAACTTAGAATCTCATGTTAGGATgacattaaaattgaaatcaagtGGCCAAATGTTTGTTCTTTGCATGGCcatgtgtttgtttgttatgaTTGCATTGTATGAACTGATAAGAATTCATCTATACTAGGATTGCATTAACTCTGAATTAAAACTAATTGCCATGCGGCTTGTTGTCTACCTTGGCCGCGTGGCTTCTTCTTGGCCGTAAGGCATAAACCTTGGCCATTAGGCTTACTTGATTGTTTGAACCTAAAACCATATTTGTTTAAACCCTATTTCTAAAGACCTATATTATAAAccatgatttcagatgtcgaaaatcaataACCTGGATTTTTCTGCCCTAAATCTATCTGGAGACAATTACCTTCAGTGGGCgctcgatgctaagatcatcctgaaatccaagggtatcggtgaatgtatcaccgagaacaataatgctaatgagaaggatcgttacagagccatcttgatcattcgtcatcgtctagctgagagtctcaagTATCAATATCTAACCATTGAGAacccactagatctttggactgaattgaaatcgagatatgatcaccagagaacagtgatcttaccaaaagctcgctttgattggacgaatctcaggatccaagactataagtctgtggacgagtataactctgcactgtttaagattgtttctaaaatgaaactgtgtggtgaaagtattacggatcaggatatgcttgagaaaaccttttccactttccacacaagcaatgtattgttacaacaacagtaccatgtgaaaggtttcaaaacctatgctgatcttatttcttgtcccttgctcgctgagcagaacaatgaattactAATGAGAAACAGTCAGATGAGACCTCTTGCATCGGCTCCACTACCTGAAGCACACGCCACAGAGGACAATAAAGAGTCCAACCACGTCCAAGGAAATGACCAGCATGGCCGTGGTCGGGACAAGTTCAATGGACGTGGCTGCGGTAGAAGATCTTTTGGCCGCAGGCGAGGaaatggtcgagaccatggaCGGGACCGTGGCTCATTTGGACGAGGCCATGGTCGCGGTCGTGGATCTTCATTCAAACCTCAACACTCGACCAACTCAAGCAAATCAGTATGTCATAGGTGTGGAATGagtaatcattgggctaagacttgtaggactcccaagcatctaattgacctctatcaagagagtttgaaagggaagaatccagAAGCCCATATGACCTAtcaagatgatgaaaatgactTTGATCATTAaaaggacgatcttatggattatgaaacttcagattgtcttaaagactgaagattgatttcgacatttgtaatctCAATTTGGTGtttttcatttccatgttgttatttctttaaacatgttcTGAAACTTAATAATAAATGAATGGTTTTTATAAATGAAGTCTCTAAGTAGCATTCTTTTGAATCTTGTTTTAGAAATGAACGAGAACAAGGATTTACTCGTTGTGGACAATGGGTCGAGCAACACGATTTTAAAAGACAAGAGATACTTCATAAACCTAACTCTTAAAAACGCCAACATCTCCACCATTGCGGGAATAACTAGTCTCATAGAGGGGCACGGCCAGGCCAATATCCTGTTGCCTATGGgtacacatcttgagatatCAGATGCCTTGTATTCACCCAAATCTAAGAGAAATCTAttaagctttaaagacattcgaatgaatggttttcatattgaaaccacgggcgaaggaaacaaagaatctTTTCAAATCTTTGAAATCGTCCATGGCAATAAGAAAGTTTTAGAATCCATTCCTGCACTATCTACTGGTCTTTACCATGCTAaagtcagtatgatcgaggccaatgcCACTTTTAATAAAGAGGCAATCAACAActtcactttatggcacgatcggcttggccatcccggttcGACCATGATGCGTAAACTGATCCTGAACACTAACGGCCATACCCTTAAAGAGAAATGAATTATCCCTAAGCACCTATCGTGTGTTGCTTGTTCtcaagggaaactcatttctaggccatcaccagttaaAGTCACTAAGGAAAtgataaactttctggaaagaattcaaggagacatctgtggaccaattcacccacctagtgggacatttcgatatttCATGGTCCTCATAGATGCGTCCTCtagatggtcgcatgtctgtCTCCTCTCGACCAGAAACTTGGCATTTGCCAGGTTACTTGCTTAGATAATTCAATTACGAGCTCATTTCCCAGATTTTCCTTtgaagactatacgtcttgataatgctggtgagtttacttcccaagcgtttaatgattactgtatgtccatgagggtaagtgtggaacactccgtggcacatgtacatacacagaacggcttggccgaatcatttataaaacgcATACAGCTCATagctcgaccattactcatgaggtcgagACTTCCGGTCTAAGCGTGGGGACACGCTGTCCTTCACGCGGCCAAACTCCTACGCATCAGGCTATCTAGTGAACATAAGTACTCCCCATCACAATTACTTACGGGTCACGCGCCCGACATTTCCCATATTAAGACATTCGGCTGTACCGTTTATGTTCCAATTGCTCgaccacagagaacaaaaatgggacctcaaaggaggatggggatatatgttggatttgATTCCCCCACGATtttaaagtatcttgagccaactacgggtgatttgtttaaggccagatacgcggattgtcatttcaatgaaTCTGAACTTCTAACATTAGGGAGAAATAGCAgtaaaatggtaaaagaaatttcatggaatcaaacatccatatcttggcaagatcctcgaacTCAAGAATGTGATCTAGAAGTTCAAAAGATCATTCATTTACAAAaactagctaatcaattgccagattcctttgctgacccgaaaagtgTGACTAAGTCATACATgccagctgctaatgcaccaataagaattgatgttcaagagggacacaatcaagttgctacagagtctagacaacgtgtgaaacgtggtagaccaataggttccgaagataagaaccctcgaaaaacaaagaaaggtgcagaaAATGAAAACGAGGTTGTTCAGACACCAGACATGGCCGCGGCCGATCCAGCCCGTGATGTGGCCGCGTCCGACCCTACAGCTCTAGACATGGCCGGACCTGATGCCACTGATGTGGCCGGCCCTGATGTGCCAAATAATATTGCTTGGGACGCCTTGCTTCATGGTACTGATGGTGtagataataatgagatctcaataaactatgtcttgtctggAAAACGGTGGAACAGAAAACATGTCGACATGgatgatatatttgcttatGAAGTAGGACTTATGGATAACGAGGAttatgaacccacgtctatatatgaatgcatgcaaCGACCAGATTGGCTTAAgtggaaagaagccataaacgtggagttagaatcattgagaaaaaGAGGTGTATTTGGTCCAATAATCCGGACACCTCATGATATAAAATCAGTtggatacaaatgggtttttgtgagaaagagaaatgagaaaggcGAAGTTGTGAGATACAAAGCAtgacttgttgcacaaggattctcacaaagagcAGTAATAGGCTATGAGGAGACgaactcccctgtggtggatgctacgacCTTCAGATTCCTAATGAGTCTAGCCGTGAGAGAAGGTCTAGATTtacggttaatggatgttgtaaccgcatacctttatggtccactggataatgaaatctataTGAAAGTCCCAGAAGGTAtcgaattgaaaaacaaagagagttctcgagaacaacattgtattaagttgaattaatctctttatggactgaaacaatccGGAcggatgtggtacaatagactcaGTGAGTACCTAGCAAAAGAGGGATATAGAAAtgaccctatcagtccatgtattttCGTTAAGAAATTCGAAAATCAAGGGTTCGTGATCATAgcagtatatgttgatgatctgaacATCCTTGGAACCTCtagagagatttcccaaacggttgaataccttaagaaagaatttgagatgaaagatctcgggaaaataaaattttgtttgggattacaacttgagtacataaatgatgggatccttgtgcatcagatgACATACACTGAAAAGGTACTCAGGAGGTTTAACATGGCCGATTGTCATCCTCTGACcagtcccatggtcgtgagatcactcggcctggacactgacccattccatcccaagatggacgatgaGGATGTCCTAGGTACCGAAATGcaatatctcagtgccataggagctttaatgtacttggcaactcacacacggcctgatataagctttgccgtgaacctactatctaggtttagTTCCTGTCCGACCTAGAGGCACTGGAATGGGATCAAACacgttcttcgttacctgcaaggaacaaaagacTTGGGTCTATGTTATACCaaccataacaaagatggtttagttggttttgctgatgctggttatctatcagatccacatcaagcACGATCACATacaggatatgtctttacacatggaggtacggccatttcatggcgttccatgaaacaaaccatcgcggccacttcatctaatcactcggaaatcttggctatacatgaggccagccgcgagtgtgtttggttgaggtcgatgacccaacacgTCCGAGCTGATTGTGGGATGGCCGAGAGCAAAGAGACAACtgtgatgtatgaggacaaagctgtgtgcattgctcagctcaaggacagttacataaaaggtgataggacgaagcacatattgcctaagttcttctttactcacgagcttcagaaagccGGTGAGGTCCAGGTCGTCCAAGTACGATCAAGTGACAATTCAGCAGACCTATTCACGAAAGCACTTCCTACgtgcacgttcaggaagctcacgcatcagattgtGATGTGTAGGTTGAAAgacctccactgaggttcacatcagggggagtagtacgtgttgtactctttttccatcatcatggttttgtcccactgagttttcctgataaggttttaatgaggcaacattaagcgtattacaatccatgtatggttatggcatccaagggggagtgttataaatcaattgatggatgtccataacagGCCCGATCTATTAAAGGCCCAAACCgcaggagagagagatgagagagagtcgaccgagtatgagagagagaggcggccaagaCTTTCCATTCTTCTAGTTTTCCTAATTcatttatgtttatgatttgtaatctttccttttatctatcttgtaatcccctatataaagggaacacttattcattaataatacacagaaaCTTACAGCTCTAAATCATAAGTTTCACaacaaaaacataatttgtCTTCCTTTCTTTTCTATGAATTCGTTGACTTTCAAAATCAACATTTCTTAGAAGTTATCTCTTGATAGATAAAATAACCAAATCACTCAATCTTTCTTGTGACATAGTCGaacaaagataaaattttattagctTCAGCTTTGAAAAACTCCTCTCAGCAGATGCAACCGAAAATGGAATGGTCAACAATATTCGGTAAGCAATCCATGAATTTGGATACAAATCATGAACACTTTCCAAAAAGTCTAGCACTTCACTACGCTTCTTAATTCTTTATCATAAAATTTCTTTTAGAGTTTTGAGTTCAGCAAAAAGATCTATACCAACAATATCTGAATGATCAAAAACCATCAAACTATCatcaaataaaaatccaaatattttttcatactTCTGGAATTGTTCAAATTTTGTCCCAAGTGAGTAGAGAGCTTGGTCCATGATATGAAGAAACTAGTCAATTCTAAATTTCTCTTCGGGGGATAATGTCACACCTCCCTCTACATTCTCTGAATCTTCAGTAcaatgtgtttttcttttcttgcttGGAGAACACAGCTCAAACCCCTATAAATACACAGCTTCAAGCCCATATAATGGCTTTATCTCTTATGGCCCATATTTAGCCTACTAATcttattataaagttttaaactCAAGCccatataaatacattattactTATGATTATTAGTATTAGTATTTACTATTTACTAAATATATGCTATTAactgtttttttgaaaaattgatgCCCTATGCGGATGTTTCTTTTGGAGGCAAGGGAAGCACGGTCCAAGCAACCAGACTGACCAAATGCAATGCTCTGGTCCCAATATCAAAGCCTCAGGCAAAATATGAGACTTATACTCCGGCGACAAATTTACCGAAGtcttttttactattttagatTAAGAAGAATGAATTTGTGCGCCAACATTTACTAATCAATAACAAATTCTCTTCAACATGTGATAAGTGAAGTGATTTGCAACCAACATAACCAAAACCTCCATACCATGTTTAGATTTGCCTCTTTCTGTACTtcaaattttatt includes:
- the LOC125590304 gene encoding uncharacterized protein LOC125590304, yielding MSKINNLDFSALNLSGDNYLQWALDAKIILKSKGIGECITENNNANEKDRYRAILIIRHRLAESLKYQYLTIENPLDLWTELKSRYDHQRTVILPKARFDWTNLRIQDYKSVDEYNSALFKIVSKMKLCGESITDQDMLEKTFSTFHTSNVLLQQQYHVKGFKTYADLISCPLLAEQNNELLMRNSQMRPLASAPLPEAHATEDNKESNHVQGNDQHGRGRDKFNGRGCGRRSFGRRRGNGRDHGRDRGSFGRGHGRGRGSSFKPQHSTNSSKSVCHRCGMSNHWAKTCRTPKHLIDLYQESLKGKNPEAHMTYQDDENDFDH